The Granulicella sibirica genome has a segment encoding these proteins:
- a CDS encoding cold shock domain-containing protein — MSMYKGEVKWFNNAKGYGFLGREGGADVFVHYSSIQLDGYKSLKEGDKVAFDIIQGTKGPQADQVVRISDAV, encoded by the coding sequence ATGTCGATGTACAAAGGTGAAGTCAAGTGGTTCAACAACGCAAAGGGATACGGATTCCTCGGCCGAGAGGGTGGCGCCGATGTTTTCGTGCACTACAGCTCCATCCAGCTGGACGGCTACAAAAGCCTGAAAGAGGGTGACAAGGTCGCCTTCGACATCATCCAGGGAACAAAAGGTCCCCAGGCGGACCAGGTAGTCCGGATCAGCGATGCCGTCTAG